A single Rubrivivax gelatinosus IL144 DNA region contains:
- a CDS encoding HutD/Ves family protein, whose translation MITVHATDVAPRPWANGGGRTRELVAGPRGGHWRWRLSLAELEADGPFSSLPGVWRWLALVEGDAVELEFDDRVLALRPGDPPLAFDGALPPRCRLHGGRARALNLMLRDLDGSLALERGTAPLQALYEPATRTLFWDLDDTPAAQAGIWVGIEPGELRWR comes from the coding sequence GTGATCACCGTGCACGCCACCGACGTCGCGCCGCGGCCCTGGGCCAACGGCGGCGGGCGCACGCGCGAGCTGGTCGCCGGCCCGCGAGGTGGCCACTGGCGCTGGCGGCTGAGCCTGGCCGAGCTGGAGGCCGACGGGCCGTTCTCATCGCTGCCCGGCGTGTGGCGCTGGTTGGCGCTGGTCGAAGGCGATGCGGTCGAGCTGGAGTTCGACGACCGTGTGCTGGCGCTGCGGCCCGGCGACCCGCCGCTGGCCTTCGACGGCGCGTTGCCGCCGCGCTGCCGCTTGCACGGCGGCCGGGCGCGTGCGCTGAACCTGATGCTGCGCGACCTGGACGGCAGCCTGGCGCTGGAGCGCGGCACCGCGCCGCTGCAGGCGCTGTACGAGCCCGCCACGCGCACGCTGTTCTGGGACCTGGACGACACGCCGGCGGCGCAGGCCGGCATCTGGGTCGGCATCGAACCGGGAGAACTGAGATGGCGCTGA
- the hutI gene encoding imidazolonepropionase, with amino-acid sequence MALTLWRDARLVTLAGDTGWGLIEHGALLADGDTIAWAGPEAELPAGLAPEAEHRLGGALVTPGLIDGHTHLVYGGDRAREFELRLQGASYEDIARAGGGIRSTVAATRAADEPALFAAALPRARALAADGVTTLEIKSGYGLELEAEARCLRVARRLGAETGLTVRTSFLGLHALPPEHEGRADDYVTAAIGWLPALHAQGLVDAVDAFCETIAFTPAQVERFFAAARTLGLPVKLHAEQLSDQGGAALAARHGALSCDHLEWLSPAGVRAMAAAGSVAMLLPGAFYCLRETKLPPLAALREAGVPVALATDHNPGTSPILSPTLVMNQACTLFRMTPEEALRGFTVNAARALGLAERGRLVAGQRADLAVWDLGHPAELAYWIGRAPCRGTVLGGIAR; translated from the coding sequence ATGGCGCTGACCTTGTGGCGCGACGCGCGCCTGGTGACGCTGGCCGGCGACACCGGCTGGGGCCTGATCGAGCACGGCGCGCTGCTCGCCGACGGCGACACGATCGCCTGGGCCGGCCCCGAGGCCGAGCTGCCCGCCGGGCTGGCGCCCGAGGCCGAGCACCGCCTGGGCGGCGCACTCGTAACGCCGGGCCTGATCGACGGCCACACCCACCTGGTCTACGGCGGCGACCGCGCGCGCGAGTTCGAGCTGCGGCTGCAGGGCGCGAGCTACGAGGACATCGCGCGTGCCGGCGGCGGCATCCGCTCGACGGTGGCGGCGACGCGTGCCGCCGACGAGCCGGCGCTGTTCGCCGCCGCGCTGCCCCGCGCCCGCGCGCTGGCCGCCGACGGCGTGACGACGCTGGAGATCAAGTCCGGCTACGGCCTGGAGCTGGAAGCCGAGGCGCGCTGCCTGCGCGTCGCGCGCCGGCTCGGCGCCGAGACCGGGCTGACGGTGCGCACCAGCTTCCTGGGCCTGCACGCGCTGCCGCCCGAACACGAAGGCCGCGCCGACGACTACGTCACGGCCGCTATCGGCTGGCTGCCGGCGCTGCACGCCCAAGGCCTGGTCGACGCCGTCGACGCCTTCTGCGAGACGATCGCCTTCACGCCGGCGCAGGTCGAACGTTTCTTCGCCGCCGCGCGCACGCTGGGCCTGCCGGTCAAGCTGCACGCCGAACAGCTCAGCGACCAGGGCGGCGCGGCGCTGGCGGCGCGCCACGGCGCGCTGTCCTGCGACCACCTGGAGTGGCTGTCGCCGGCCGGCGTGCGTGCGATGGCCGCCGCCGGCAGCGTCGCGATGCTGCTGCCCGGCGCCTTCTACTGCCTGCGCGAAACCAAGCTGCCGCCGCTGGCCGCGCTGCGCGAGGCCGGCGTGCCCGTCGCGCTGGCCACCGACCACAACCCGGGCACCTCGCCGATCCTGTCGCCGACGCTGGTGATGAACCAGGCCTGCACGCTGTTCCGCATGACGCCCGAAGAGGCGCTGCGCGGCTTCACCGTCAACGCCGCACGCGCGCTGGGCCTGGCCGAGCGCGGCCGGCTCGTGGCCGGCCAGCGCGCCGACCTCGCCGTCTGGGACCTGGGCCACCCGGCCGAACTGGCCTACTGGATCGGCCGCGCGCCCTGCCGCGGCACCGTCCTCGGAGGCATCGCACGATGA
- the hutC gene encoding histidine utilization repressor, producing the protein MVSPDTAEAPYARVKRFLKDGLERGEWPPGALMPSEAELVARFGVSRMTVNRALRELQGEGLVERSQGVGTFAAQRHRLASTLTIRDLHEELAARGQQHEAEVLLKAEEAAPPALAERLGLAPGAPVFHTVIVHRADGLPLQLEDRYVNPAAAPGYLDVDFATTTPTHYLLQVAPLWEAEYSVEASAASAEEARRLAIAEGDPCLVVVRRTRRLDGPITIARLVHPGARYHLEGGFRP; encoded by the coding sequence ATGGTTTCCCCGGACACCGCCGAGGCCCCGTACGCGCGGGTCAAGCGCTTCCTGAAAGACGGTCTCGAACGCGGCGAGTGGCCGCCGGGCGCGCTGATGCCGTCCGAAGCCGAACTCGTCGCGCGTTTCGGCGTCAGCCGCATGACGGTCAACCGCGCGCTGCGCGAGCTGCAGGGCGAAGGCCTGGTCGAACGTTCGCAGGGTGTCGGCACCTTCGCCGCGCAGCGCCACCGGCTGGCGTCGACGCTGACGATCCGCGACCTGCACGAGGAGCTGGCGGCGCGCGGCCAGCAGCACGAGGCCGAAGTCCTGCTGAAGGCCGAGGAAGCGGCGCCGCCGGCGCTGGCCGAACGCCTGGGGCTGGCGCCGGGCGCGCCGGTGTTCCACACCGTCATCGTGCACCGCGCCGACGGCCTGCCGCTGCAGCTGGAAGACCGCTACGTCAACCCGGCCGCCGCGCCCGGCTATCTGGACGTCGATTTCGCGACGACGACGCCGACGCACTACCTGCTGCAGGTGGCGCCGCTGTGGGAGGCCGAGTACAGCGTCGAAGCCAGCGCCGCCAGCGCCGAGGAGGCCCGGCGCCTGGCGATCGCCGAAGGCGATCCCTGCCTCGTCGTCGTGCGCCGCACACGCCGCCTCGACGGCCCGATCACGATCGCCCGCCTGGTGCACCCCGGCGCGCGCTACCACCTCGAAGGCGGGTTCCGGCCGTGA
- the hutG gene encoding N-formylglutamate deformylase, which produces MNETYTLHRGTRPLVISVPHAGTEIAPEVAATLLPRALAVEDCDWHLDRLYDFAAELGASLIVPRYARYVVDLNRPPENTPMYPGQNNTELCPTRFFSGEPLYREGRAPDEAEVQRRVASYWRPYHEALQGELARLKAEHGHVVLFDGHSIAAELPWLFEGRLPDLNLGTAAGSACAPALRERLAAVLAAQSRFGHVVDGRFKGGYITRHYGRPQHGVHAVQMEMTWPSYLAEAMPPVWDAARAADARAVLRTLAETMLAWRP; this is translated from the coding sequence ATGAACGAGACCTACACCCTGCACCGCGGCACGCGCCCGCTGGTCATCAGCGTGCCGCACGCCGGCACCGAGATCGCCCCCGAAGTCGCCGCCACGCTGCTGCCGCGCGCGCTGGCCGTCGAGGACTGCGACTGGCACCTGGATCGGCTCTACGACTTCGCGGCCGAACTCGGCGCCAGCCTGATCGTGCCGCGTTACGCGCGCTACGTCGTCGACCTGAACCGCCCGCCCGAGAACACGCCGATGTATCCGGGCCAGAACAACACCGAGCTCTGCCCGACACGCTTCTTCAGCGGCGAGCCGCTGTACCGCGAGGGCCGGGCGCCCGACGAGGCCGAGGTGCAGCGCCGCGTCGCCAGCTACTGGCGCCCGTACCACGAGGCGCTGCAGGGCGAGCTGGCGCGGCTGAAGGCCGAACACGGCCACGTCGTGCTCTTCGACGGCCACAGCATCGCCGCCGAGCTGCCCTGGCTGTTCGAAGGCCGGCTGCCCGACCTGAACCTCGGCACGGCCGCCGGCAGCGCCTGCGCGCCGGCGCTGCGCGAGCGCCTGGCCGCGGTGCTGGCGGCGCAGAGCCGTTTCGGCCACGTCGTCGACGGCCGCTTCAAGGGCGGCTACATCACGCGCCACTACGGCCGCCCGCAGCACGGCGTGCACGCGGTGCAGATGGAGATGACCTGGCCGAGCTACCTGGCCGAGGCGATGCCGCCGGTCTGGGACGCGGCGCGCGCCGCCGACGCACGCGCCGTGCTGCGCACGCTGGCCGAAACGATGCTCGCATGGCGGCCGTGA
- a CDS encoding putative bifunctional diguanylate cyclase/phosphodiesterase, producing the protein MSTARRLSLPLRPAGTRRQRSPGCPYPDTPCAPATLEPLDLLHTPVWIFDIDRRRVVWANLAALEIWRADSREALAERDLGRDMSTTVAARLAQYQADFESHGAVFNEQWTLFPQGEPVALQVQLSGWRLDDGRMAMLCEGRPIEHTTPESLRAVDALLHTPMMISLHALDGRALYRNPAARASVRRADESLCERFADAEALAALQRRLEDEGEATLTMAVHTAAGPRWHEVSARRRRDAVTGAEVLLLGETDVTPLKQSEAQARFMSEHDGLTQLPNRAAAQAHFRRLVDMVRGAPAERPLKAAVVLIDLDHFKDVNDSWGHAAGDELLVQVAARLAGAVRRDDLVARFGGDEFLILLAAPEPRREVARIHARLRERLARPFELGSVQARVAATVGASVFPDDGEDFERLLQHADLAMYRGKAEGRDALAFYEADMSVTLQARTRLEQELRPALERHEFELFYQPRVSAGTARIVGAEALLRWRHPQRGWVMPDEFIPVCEATGLMRELGRRAFEMAARQQAGWWAAGRRLKLSVNLSPCEFEDPWLLEEIQSVLRDTGCPPQALEIEITESMLVAEGERTTRVVEGLRALGLSVALDDFGIGYSHLAYLQRLPFTSLKIDRRFVQAPPQERPVAEAIVGLCRAMKLHPVAEGVETEAQRHWLEELGVAEFQGWLFAPALPRERFEALLDGGTLRTPPADRV; encoded by the coding sequence GTGTCCACTGCACGCCGCCTCTCGCTGCCGTTGCGTCCCGCCGGGACGCGGCGCCAGCGTTCCCCGGGTTGTCCGTACCCGGACACGCCCTGCGCGCCGGCCACGCTGGAGCCGCTGGACCTGCTGCACACGCCGGTCTGGATCTTCGACATCGACCGCCGGCGTGTGGTCTGGGCCAATCTCGCGGCGCTGGAGATCTGGCGTGCCGACAGCCGCGAGGCGCTGGCCGAACGCGATCTGGGCCGCGACATGTCGACCACGGTGGCGGCGCGCCTGGCGCAGTACCAGGCCGACTTCGAGTCGCACGGTGCGGTCTTCAACGAGCAGTGGACGCTGTTCCCGCAAGGCGAGCCGGTGGCGCTGCAGGTGCAGCTCAGCGGCTGGCGGCTCGACGACGGCCGCATGGCGATGCTCTGCGAAGGCCGGCCGATCGAGCACACGACGCCGGAGTCGCTGCGCGCCGTCGACGCGCTGCTGCACACGCCGATGATGATCTCGCTGCACGCGCTGGACGGGCGCGCGCTGTACCGCAACCCGGCGGCGCGTGCCTCGGTGCGCCGCGCCGACGAGAGCCTGTGCGAGCGCTTCGCCGACGCCGAGGCGCTGGCGGCGCTGCAGCGCCGGCTCGAAGACGAAGGCGAGGCGACGCTGACGATGGCCGTGCACACCGCGGCCGGACCGCGCTGGCACGAGGTCTCGGCGCGCCGCCGCCGCGACGCCGTCACCGGCGCCGAGGTGCTGCTGCTCGGCGAGACCGACGTCACGCCGCTCAAGCAGAGCGAGGCCCAGGCGCGTTTCATGTCCGAGCACGACGGCCTGACGCAGCTGCCCAACCGTGCCGCGGCGCAGGCGCACTTCCGCCGTCTCGTCGACATGGTGCGCGGCGCGCCGGCCGAGCGGCCGCTGAAAGCCGCGGTCGTGCTGATCGACCTGGACCACTTCAAGGACGTCAACGACTCCTGGGGCCACGCCGCCGGCGACGAGCTGCTGGTGCAGGTGGCCGCACGCCTGGCCGGCGCCGTGCGCCGCGACGACCTCGTCGCACGGTTCGGCGGCGACGAGTTCCTGATCCTGCTCGCCGCGCCCGAGCCGCGGCGCGAGGTGGCGCGCATCCACGCCCGGCTGCGCGAACGGCTGGCGCGGCCGTTCGAGCTGGGCAGCGTGCAGGCGCGTGTCGCGGCCACCGTCGGCGCCAGCGTCTTCCCCGACGACGGCGAGGACTTCGAGCGCCTGCTGCAGCACGCCGACCTGGCGATGTACCGCGGCAAGGCCGAGGGCCGCGACGCGCTGGCCTTCTACGAGGCCGACATGAGCGTCACGCTGCAGGCGCGCACGCGGCTCGAGCAGGAGCTGCGCCCGGCGCTGGAGCGCCACGAGTTCGAGCTGTTCTACCAGCCGCGTGTCAGCGCCGGCACGGCGCGCATCGTCGGCGCCGAGGCGCTGCTGCGCTGGCGCCATCCGCAGCGCGGCTGGGTCATGCCCGACGAGTTCATCCCGGTCTGCGAAGCCACCGGGCTGATGCGCGAGCTGGGCCGCCGCGCCTTCGAGATGGCGGCGCGCCAGCAGGCCGGCTGGTGGGCGGCAGGGCGACGGCTGAAGCTGTCGGTCAACCTCTCGCCCTGCGAGTTCGAGGACCCGTGGCTGCTGGAGGAGATCCAGTCCGTGCTGCGCGACACCGGCTGCCCGCCGCAGGCGCTGGAGATCGAGATCACCGAGTCGATGCTGGTCGCCGAGGGCGAACGCACGACGCGCGTGGTGGAGGGCCTGCGCGCGCTCGGGCTGTCGGTCGCGCTGGACGACTTCGGCATCGGCTATTCGCACCTGGCCTATCTGCAGCGTCTGCCGTTCACGTCGCTGAAGATCGACCGCCGTTTCGTGCAGGCACCGCCGCAGGAGCGGCCGGTGGCCGAGGCCATCGTCGGTCTGTGCCGGGCGATGAAGCTTCACCCGGTGGCCGAGGGCGTCGAGACCGAGGCCCAGCGGCACTGGCTGGAGGAACTCGGCGTCGCCGAGTTCCAGGGCTGGCTGTTCGCGCCGGCGCTGCCGCGGGAGCGCTTCGAGGCGCTGCTCGACGGCGGCACGCTGCGCACGCCCCCCGCGGACCGGGTGTAA
- the hutF gene encoding formimidoylglutamate deiminase, translating to MAAVNREFWAPRAWVGGRWREQVRLAAGADGCWAAIDCGVAPPPGAERLAGDALPALVDAHSHAFQRAFVGLSERRDDAHDDFWSWRDRMYGVALKLKPEQLRAIAAHLYAELLAGGYSQVCEFHYLHHDLDGSAYADPAAMSHALADAAQDAGIGLTLLPVLYERAGFQAEALRPDQRRFATTPRQVREIADALRGRPGVTVGAAVHSLRAARPASIAELAAACDGPLHVHVAEQTAEVDDCLAATGCRPIEWLARHAGLDARWQLVHATHATPAEIAAVAASGAGVVICPATEADLGDGLCDLPRWLDAGVPLAVGSDSQVVRAWPEELRWLEWGQRLLHRRRNVSAAPGVEPSSAAGLFERVRAGGGTAAGFTHWGLEVGARADLVELDPAEPALAGLPPSHRLDGLVFGAPAAPFKRTLVAGRWAAADRGALRARFEAVMRDLWPAV from the coding sequence ATGGCGGCCGTGAACCGCGAGTTCTGGGCGCCACGCGCCTGGGTCGGCGGGCGCTGGCGCGAGCAGGTGCGGCTGGCCGCCGGCGCCGACGGCTGCTGGGCCGCCATCGACTGCGGCGTCGCGCCGCCCCCCGGTGCCGAACGCCTGGCCGGCGACGCGCTGCCGGCGCTGGTCGACGCCCACAGCCACGCCTTCCAGCGCGCTTTCGTCGGCCTGTCCGAACGCCGCGACGACGCGCACGACGACTTCTGGTCCTGGCGCGACCGCATGTACGGCGTGGCGCTGAAGCTGAAGCCCGAGCAGCTGCGCGCCATCGCCGCCCATCTCTACGCCGAGCTGCTGGCCGGCGGCTACAGCCAAGTCTGCGAGTTCCACTACCTGCACCACGACCTGGACGGCAGCGCCTACGCCGACCCGGCGGCGATGTCGCACGCGCTGGCCGACGCGGCGCAAGACGCCGGCATCGGCCTGACGCTGCTGCCGGTGCTGTACGAACGTGCCGGCTTCCAGGCCGAGGCGCTGCGCCCCGACCAGCGCCGTTTCGCGACGACGCCGCGCCAGGTGCGCGAGATCGCCGACGCGCTGCGCGGCCGGCCCGGCGTGACGGTCGGCGCCGCGGTGCATTCGCTGCGCGCCGCGCGGCCGGCGTCGATCGCCGAACTCGCCGCGGCCTGCGACGGCCCGCTGCACGTGCACGTCGCCGAGCAGACCGCCGAGGTCGACGACTGCCTGGCCGCCACCGGCTGCCGGCCGATCGAATGGCTGGCGCGCCATGCCGGTCTGGACGCGCGCTGGCAGCTGGTGCACGCGACGCACGCGACACCCGCGGAGATCGCCGCGGTCGCCGCCAGCGGCGCCGGCGTCGTCATCTGCCCGGCGACCGAAGCCGACCTGGGCGACGGCTTGTGCGACCTGCCGCGCTGGCTGGACGCCGGCGTGCCGCTGGCGGTCGGCTCGGACAGCCAGGTCGTGCGCGCCTGGCCCGAGGAGCTGCGCTGGCTGGAATGGGGCCAGCGGCTGCTGCACCGGCGGCGCAACGTCTCGGCCGCCCCCGGCGTCGAGCCATCGAGCGCGGCGGGGCTCTTCGAACGCGTGCGCGCCGGCGGCGGCACGGCGGCGGGATTCACGCACTGGGGGCTGGAAGTCGGCGCCCGGGCCGACCTCGTCGAACTCGACCCGGCCGAGCCGGCGCTGGCCGGCCTGCCGCCGAGCCATCGGCTCGACGGGCTGGTGTTCGGTGCGCCCGCGGCGCCATTCAAGCGCACGCTGGTGGCCGGGCGCTGGGCGGCGGCGGATCGCGGGGCGCTCCGGGCGCGGTTCGAGGCGGTGATGCGGGACCTCTGGCCCGCCGTCTGA
- the hutU gene encoding urocanate hydratase: MSESSAHPAGPRPVRSPRGTTLHCANWLIEAAYRMLQNNLDPEVAENPDALVVYGGIGKAARNWRAFETLISTLERLKPDETLLVQSGQPAGVFRTHEDAPRVLIANSNLVPRWATWEHFDRLDRAGLMMYGQMTAGSWIYIGSQGIVQGTYETFAEAGRKHYGGSLAGRWILTAGLGGMGGAQPLAASFAGATSLTVECQQSRIDFRLRSRYLDEQAADLDDALARIARYTAEGRAVSIGLLGNAAEVLPELVRRGVRPDLVTDQTSAHDLVNGYLPAGWTVERWRAAQADPAQHAELRAAAAAGCAEHVKAMLAFHTMGVPTVDYGNNIRQVALDQGVADAFAFPGFVPAYVRPLFCRGKGPFRWAALSGDPEDIRRTDAKLKELFPEDAHLHRWLDMAGQRIAFQGLPARICWLGLGERHRAGLAFNEMVRSGELKAPIVIGRDHLDSGSVASPNRETEAMKDGSDAVSDWPLLNALLNTAGGATWVSLHHGGGVGMGYSQHSGVVIVCDGSQAADRRLARVLWNDPATGVMRHADAGYEDAQACAREQGLDLPMLAQGV, encoded by the coding sequence ATGTCCGAGTCTTCCGCCCATCCCGCCGGCCCGCGCCCGGTGCGCTCGCCGCGCGGCACCACGCTGCACTGCGCCAACTGGCTGATCGAAGCCGCCTACCGCATGCTGCAGAACAACCTCGACCCCGAGGTGGCCGAGAACCCCGACGCGCTCGTCGTCTACGGCGGCATCGGCAAGGCGGCGCGCAACTGGCGTGCGTTCGAGACGCTGATCTCGACGCTGGAGCGGCTGAAGCCCGACGAGACGCTGCTCGTGCAGTCGGGCCAGCCGGCGGGCGTGTTCCGCACCCATGAAGACGCGCCGCGGGTGCTGATCGCCAACTCCAACCTCGTGCCGCGCTGGGCGACCTGGGAGCATTTCGACCGCCTCGACCGCGCCGGGCTGATGATGTACGGCCAGATGACCGCCGGCTCCTGGATCTACATCGGCAGCCAGGGCATCGTGCAAGGCACCTACGAGACCTTCGCCGAAGCCGGCCGCAAGCACTACGGCGGCAGCCTGGCCGGGCGCTGGATCCTCACCGCCGGCCTGGGCGGCATGGGCGGCGCGCAGCCGCTGGCGGCCAGCTTCGCCGGCGCCACCTCGCTGACCGTCGAATGCCAGCAGAGCCGCATCGACTTCCGCCTGCGCAGCCGCTACCTCGACGAGCAGGCCGCCGACCTCGACGATGCGCTGGCGCGCATCGCGCGCTACACGGCCGAAGGCCGCGCGGTGTCGATCGGTCTGCTGGGCAACGCCGCCGAAGTGCTGCCCGAGCTCGTGCGCCGCGGCGTGCGCCCCGACCTCGTCACCGACCAGACCAGCGCCCACGACCTCGTCAACGGCTACCTGCCGGCCGGCTGGACGGTCGAGCGCTGGCGCGCCGCGCAGGCCGACCCGGCACAGCACGCCGAACTGCGCGCCGCGGCAGCCGCCGGCTGCGCCGAGCACGTCAAGGCGATGCTCGCCTTCCACACGATGGGCGTGCCGACGGTCGACTACGGCAACAACATCCGCCAGGTCGCGCTCGATCAAGGTGTCGCCGACGCCTTCGCCTTCCCCGGTTTCGTGCCGGCCTACGTGCGGCCGCTGTTCTGCCGCGGCAAGGGGCCGTTCCGCTGGGCGGCGCTGTCGGGCGACCCGGAGGACATCCGCCGCACCGACGCCAAGCTGAAGGAACTGTTCCCCGAGGACGCGCACCTGCACCGCTGGCTGGACATGGCCGGCCAGCGCATCGCCTTCCAGGGCCTGCCGGCCCGCATCTGCTGGCTGGGCCTGGGCGAGCGCCACCGCGCCGGCCTGGCCTTCAACGAGATGGTGCGCAGCGGCGAACTCAAGGCGCCGATCGTCATCGGCCGCGACCACCTGGACAGCGGCTCGGTCGCCAGCCCCAACCGCGAGACCGAGGCGATGAAGGACGGCAGCGACGCCGTCAGCGACTGGCCGCTGCTCAACGCGCTGCTCAACACCGCCGGCGGCGCCACCTGGGTCAGCCTGCACCACGGCGGCGGCGTCGGCATGGGCTATTCGCAGCATTCGGGCGTGGTCATCGTCTGCGACGGCAGCCAAGCCGCCGACCGCCGCCTGGCGCGTGTGCTCTGGAACGACCCGGCCACCGGCGTGATGCGCCACGCCGACGCCGGTTACGAAGACGCCCAGGCCTGCGCCCGTGAACAAGGTCTGGACCTGCCGATGCTGGCCCAAGGAGTCTGA
- a CDS encoding sulfotransferase family protein, which translates to MTPAEQRFHFISGLPRSGSTLLAALLRQNPRFHAGMTSPVGALFSGMLNQFSAGSEFGPVISDEQRQRLLAGLFTSYYADLQDKRVVFDTNRLWCARLPALKHLFPQAKVIACVRNVAWVMDSIERLYRANPYENTKLFGDDAERSTVYSRVETLAQRNRLVGFAWSALKDAYYGEHASSMLVVEYELLAQAPEKVLRLVYEFIGEPWFEHDFEHIEYDAPEFDQALGVRGLHKVRPRVGVERRQTVLPPDLFEQYASLNFWQNSHSQAHVIRSAASAPSSASARAITPASGIAG; encoded by the coding sequence TTGACGCCCGCAGAGCAGCGTTTCCATTTCATTTCCGGATTGCCGCGCTCGGGCTCGACGCTTCTGGCCGCACTGCTGCGACAGAACCCGCGTTTCCACGCCGGCATGACCAGCCCCGTCGGCGCGCTGTTCTCCGGCATGCTGAACCAGTTCAGCGCCGGCAGCGAGTTCGGCCCGGTGATCAGCGACGAACAGCGCCAGCGCCTGCTGGCCGGGCTGTTCACCAGCTATTACGCCGACCTCCAGGACAAGCGCGTGGTGTTCGACACCAACCGCCTGTGGTGCGCCAGGCTGCCCGCGCTGAAGCATCTGTTCCCCCAGGCCAAGGTCATCGCCTGCGTGCGCAACGTCGCCTGGGTGATGGACAGCATCGAACGCCTGTACCGCGCCAACCCGTACGAGAACACCAAGCTCTTCGGCGACGACGCCGAACGCAGCACCGTCTACAGCCGCGTCGAGACGCTCGCCCAGCGCAACCGCCTCGTCGGCTTCGCCTGGTCGGCGCTGAAGGACGCCTATTACGGCGAGCACGCCAGCTCGATGCTGGTCGTCGAATACGAGCTGCTGGCCCAGGCGCCTGAGAAGGTGCTGCGCCTGGTCTACGAGTTCATCGGCGAGCCGTGGTTCGAACACGACTTCGAGCACATCGAGTACGACGCGCCTGAGTTCGACCAGGCGCTGGGCGTGCGCGGGCTGCACAAGGTGCGGCCCCGGGTCGGCGTCGAACGGCGGCAGACCGTGCTGCCGCCCGATCTGTTCGAGCAGTACGCCAGCCTGAACTTCTGGCAGAACTCGCACAGCCAGGCTCACGTCATCCGCAGCGCGGCATCGGCGCCATCGAGCGCAAGCGCCCGCGCCATCACGCCGGCGAGCGGCATCGCCGGCTGA
- the hutH gene encoding histidine ammonia-lyase — protein sequence MLLRPGELSLDQLQAIHAGGHKLMIDPQALPGLRASAAVVHAAATGEAPVYGVNTGFGKLASTRIGEADLDTLQRNLIRSHSVGVGEPLPAPVVRLMLALKAASLARGFSGVRPVVVDTLLAVHDAGLVPWVPAQGSVGASGDLAPLAHMTLALLGEGEFLVDEGGRALRRPAAEVLAAAGITPLTLAAKEGLALINGTQTSTALALHALFSFEPVLESALVIGALTVDAARGSDGPFDPRIHALRGQPGQIDVAEVYRRLLAGSGIRASHVDGDDRVQDPYCLRCQPQVVGACLDQLRHAALVLLREANAVTDNPLVFAEDGALVSGGNFHAEPVALAADAMATAIAEVGAIAERRIAMLIDANVSRLPPFLAREPGLNSGFMIAHVTAAALASENKSLAHPASVDSLPTSANQEDHVSMATFAARRLQPMIANVARILGIEWLAAAQGIEFLRPLASSEPLEAAHALLRAGSPAIDVDRYLAPDIEHASALVADGALGRILHTLRGLPPLWTPA from the coding sequence ATGCTGCTGCGACCCGGAGAACTCTCGCTCGACCAGCTGCAGGCGATCCACGCCGGCGGCCACAAGCTGATGATCGACCCGCAGGCGCTGCCCGGGCTGCGCGCCAGCGCCGCCGTCGTGCACGCCGCGGCCACCGGCGAGGCGCCGGTCTACGGCGTCAACACCGGCTTCGGCAAGCTGGCCAGCACGCGCATCGGCGAGGCCGACCTCGACACGCTGCAGCGCAACCTGATCCGCTCGCACAGCGTCGGCGTCGGCGAGCCGCTGCCGGCGCCGGTCGTGCGGCTGATGCTGGCGCTGAAGGCCGCCAGCCTGGCGCGCGGCTTCTCGGGCGTGCGCCCGGTGGTCGTCGACACGCTGCTGGCGGTGCACGACGCGGGCCTCGTGCCCTGGGTGCCGGCGCAAGGCTCGGTCGGCGCCTCGGGCGACCTGGCGCCGCTGGCGCACATGACGCTGGCGCTGCTCGGCGAAGGCGAGTTCCTCGTCGACGAAGGCGGGCGCGCCCTGCGCCGCCCGGCCGCTGAGGTTCTGGCCGCCGCCGGCATCACGCCGCTGACGCTGGCCGCCAAGGAAGGCCTGGCGCTGATCAACGGCACGCAGACCAGCACCGCGCTGGCGCTGCACGCGCTGTTCTCGTTCGAGCCGGTGCTGGAGTCGGCGCTGGTGATCGGCGCGCTGACGGTCGACGCCGCACGCGGCAGCGACGGCCCGTTCGACCCGCGCATCCACGCGCTGCGTGGCCAGCCGGGCCAGATCGACGTCGCCGAGGTCTACCGCCGGCTGCTGGCCGGCAGCGGCATCCGCGCCAGCCATGTCGACGGCGATGATCGCGTGCAGGACCCGTACTGCCTGCGCTGCCAGCCGCAGGTCGTCGGCGCCTGCCTGGACCAGCTGCGCCACGCCGCGCTGGTGCTGCTGCGCGAGGCCAATGCCGTGACCGACAACCCGCTGGTGTTCGCCGAAGACGGCGCGCTGGTCTCGGGCGGCAACTTCCACGCCGAGCCGGTGGCCCTGGCCGCCGACGCGATGGCCACCGCGATCGCCGAGGTCGGTGCGATCGCCGAGCGCCGCATCGCGATGCTGATCGACGCGAACGTCTCGCGCCTGCCGCCTTTTCTGGCGCGCGAGCCGGGGCTCAACAGCGGCTTCATGATCGCCCACGTCACCGCGGCGGCGCTGGCTTCGGAGAACAAGTCGCTGGCGCACCCGGCCAGCGTCGACAGCCTGCCGACCAGCGCCAACCAGGAGGACCACGTCTCGATGGCCACCTTCGCGGCGCGCCGGCTGCAGCCGATGATCGCCAACGTCGCGCGCATCCTCGGCATCGAGTGGCTGGCTGCGGCGCAGGGCATCGAGTTCCTGCGCCCGCTGGCGAGCTCCGAGCCGCTGGAGGCCGCGCACGCGCTGCTGCGCGCGGGCAGCCCGGCGATCGACGTCGACCGCTACCTGGCGCCCGACATCGAGCACGCCAGCGCGCTGGTCGCCGACGGCGCTTTGGGCCGCATCCTGCACACGCTGCGCGGCCTGCCGCCGCTGTGGACGCCGGCCTGA